The DNA region TGGTACAGAGAACAGCTACAGGCTGCCCTCTGAGGACCCACCCACAAGCTCTATTGTAGGGGTGTGTGGGAGATGGGCCTGGGAACATGAGGGGGGTGTCAGGAAAGGGGCCCAGTGCTGCAGAGATTCTGGGCCGTGCTGCTGCCCTTCCCCCAGGGAACGGCTGCCATAACTAAAGGCACAAGCTAAACCAGAAAAACTCACTCCCATTACGGAATAACAGCACTGGCATGGAGTGTTATACCTGTGTAACAAGAGCAgtttaaggacttgtctacacttaaattttatagcgctctaacttgctcgAACTTCCCTGCCCTGTGCCTGTCTTGTCTggttagactgtgagctcttcagagcagggacttgtgACTCCTccgtgtctgtgcagtgcccagcactggCCTGGGCTGGCCGCTAGGCACTGCCATAACACAGAGAGGGGAACACGCTTTGTTACTAATGTAGGCTGAGCTGTACACCCAGGCAGGCCCTCAGCCCACTACAGCCAGGtccttcaccccaccccaccccccattcggGGCGGATCCCTATTGATCTAGGTGAAAATTGGAAAACCAAAATCCACTAAAATCCAGCTTTTCAATgtttctgattttcaccaaaatcaacagGGTTCTGCACGAGGCTGGTCTCggggagggaagggcagaggggaggTATTTGGCTGGATGGGGAATAAGTGATCTGGCTAGGGCAATGGCTGAAGGGAGATGAAGGGCACCCTGACCCTAAACCATAATCCTAAccctgaggtcaccacctctcccTGTATCCTGAGATTTTAGTGGAAATAAGGCTTTTACAGGTTTCCATTTTTCACCAAAATCCAGAAGGTTCTGCCCACTGATGCCTAAAACATGCCGTGAAAAGGAACTGTTGGGATGTCGTTGTCAAAAGTTATCACattgcagacagacagacagacagaaatgcCATCGAGTTGGGTGTGGGGCCTCACTTCCCTCAGCCAATAAAAGCTTTAACCTCAAAGTAATTGTTTTCTTTAGGGATAATTATCTAAACAGGCCTTTAGTGTGTGTTCActagggccccaattcagcagggtagttaagcacatgCTGCACTTTAAGCCCACGAgtcagtccatccctattcagcgtGTGCTTAAGGGTTTCACTGGATCAGTAGGTGTTTCAGAAGGTGTGAGGAAACTCCCTACTGGCTGATGATGGACTAACCTGCCCCCAGGGAAAATTCCCTCCTGACTCCCATCAGTTAGCAATtggcttgtgccctgaagcaggagggggtTTCTCTGCCCTCCAGAATGCTTGCATTTTTTGTGAACTGTGATAAGTCTGGAGATTCACATTTCCATATCACTGTCTGGGGCTTTTTGAATCCTTTGtccatttggggttttttctttgcTTGTCTGTTTAGTTTTAATCCTACCCAGTCTAAATCTGTATGTTCTCATTATACATCTAAATGTCCTTTTCTTTTACTCCTGCTGAACTCCTGGCCTCAATGCTATCTTGTGGCAAATTGTTCCGCAGGCTAATTATGCATCCTATAAAACAGTATTgcatagaatcatacaatcataggactgaagggaaccttgagaggtcattttcTCTTACAGTTAGAAATTTGCTGCTTTTCCCTTTATTTGAGTATCCTCTTGTTCTTGTATTTGGAGAGAAGGTAGGTCTGAGCACCCAACTTCTTGCTCTCACTCACTGCTTTGTGTTTCTCTGTCATGTCTCCTATCTAAACTAAAATGTGCCACCTTTTTTAATCACTCCTTATACGGACGTGCCTTCAGGGCTCTAATAATTATTGTTGCCCATCTCCATAATGtcctttctgagatggggtgactagtgCGGTGCCCAGTGCCCAGGTGAGGGACTAGATAAGTACATTTTTCTATCATGTTCTTTCTGCATCCTAACTCTTCGTTCTTTAACccattgctgcacattgagcagagatCTTCATGGAGCTGTGTCCAGTGATGCCTGGGTCTCTTTCCTGAGTAGTTCCAGTTACAATTTAGAACCCTAGAACCTGTCTGAATAGCTGTAATTATTCCTTGCAATGTGCCTTACCTTACTAggatcaatactgaatttcatcagccCTCATATTGCCCAAGCTTGGTCCCTCTGAAATAATTCAAGATTTCTCTGGCCTTGTCTAAATTAAATAGTTCTGTGACATCtataaattttgccacctctcagcttatccctttttccaagtcactgataacttaTACTGAACACCAGTCCTAACCGAAGACCCAACTTTGAGGCACCCCATTGCTAACTCTTTTTCCAtgtttcagagaagcagccgtgttagtctgtatccccaaaaagaacaggagtacttgtggcatcttagagactaacagatttattgtagcataagctttcgtgggctgtagctcacttcatcggatgcatgtagtagaaaatacagaaggaagatatatatatatatgcacagaaaacatgaaacaatgggcgTTACCATACAcattataaggagagtgatcaattaaggtgagctgttgtcagcaggagagaaaaagaactgtttatagtggtaatgaaaatggcccatttccagcacttGACAAGGAGATATAAGGAACTGTAGGGGGGGAaagataagcatggggaaatagttttactttgtgtaatggcccatccactcccactctttattcaaaactaatttaatggtgtccaatttgcaaattaattccaattcagcagtctctcgttggagtctgtttttgaagtttttttgttgtaatattgcgacttttaggtctgtaatcgagtggccagggagattgaaatgttctccaattggtttttgaatgttataattcttgattcgtgtccatttattcttttacgtagagactgtctggtttggccaatgcacatggcagaggggcattgctggcacatgatggcatatatcacattggtagatgtgcaggtgaacgagcctctgatagtgtggctgacgtgattaggtcctgtgatggtgtcccctgaatagatatgtggacagagttggcaacaggctttgttgcaaggataggttcctgggttagtgtttttgttgtgtggtgtgtggttgctggtcagtatttgcttcaggtttgggggctgtctgtaagcaaggactggtctgtctcccaagatctgtgagagtgatggatcgtccttcaggataggttgtagatccttgatgaaattttccatggtaaATTTTTACCATTTATTCTtgctctttgttttctgtctttgagCTGGTTTCTGATCCAGGACAATACTTTACCCCTCACACCATGATGTCTCAGATTAGTTAATAATCTTTTGTGAGGAATTTTgttaaaggctttttgaaaatccacaTAAATTATGCCAATGGGTTCTCCTTTGTGCACTATTTTACTGACGTACTTAAAGCAATTTAGTAGATTAGTGGGACACAAGTTTCCTTTCCAGCTCTGCTAGTCATACCTTATCCTATCATTCTCATAGAGCTGTTTTAGAATTCTCTTTTAGTTCTTATTTCAACCAGTGTAGCAGGCAGTGCCGTAACGCTCACTGGTCTGTAGTTCTCAGGATTACTCCTACCAAAATTTTAAAGTTGGCTAGAACATTCCCAACCCTCCAATTCTCCAGAAGTGAAGCTGATTTTAATGAGAGATGCGTATTATTGTTAGCGGCTCAGCCATATCGTCTGATGTCATTTGAGAGCACCTGGGATTTGCCATCTGGCAGGGGTCTTACCTGCTCTAGGTGGCTGCTGGCTCTTTAGTTTGTCAGTTTGTTCCAATATCACCTCTTCACGCCTCAATCCCTGATCTTTATTTCCTGAacagagcagctccagggcaggTCTCTCCCCAGCAACCTCTGTggtgaaaactgatgcaaagaaatgAGTCAGTCTCTCAGCATTGTCcttgctccctctcccctctgcagATCCAGGGGACCCATTGATTTTCTCacaggcttcctgattctgatggACTGAAATAATTCCCTGGTATTTGTTTTATATCTCTGGCTGTTCACTCTGCTAATTCCATTTAGTCTCCTAATTCCCATTATGCACTTCGCCCGATGTACTGTATGCTCCTTTCTGCTGGCTTCACAGGGTTAATGTTTTCCATTTGCAGAGGGATCCCTGTTTGGCTCTTACAACCTCCTGCACCTGGCAGGTGGCCGGGTGGGGTTACTGTATTTCTCCCCTTGCTGATTCCTTTGTTACTCGGAggttcaggtagggtgaccagatgtcccgattttatagggacagtcccaattttggggtcattttcttatataggctcctattacccctcacctccatcctgatttttcacatttgctgtctggtcagcctaggttcaggtgtctggctgctgctgtagcctccaagcTGAGTCTAAGGATTGTAACTTCCCTGCATCAAGGTCTTTTTGACTCACTTCTCTTCTGCAAGATAATGTGATATTGactcatttcttttgttttatttttagacaaACTCCAGGCTGAGCTCAGTAAGTTCCACTCCCCCCTGTATCACCCTGTGTGACATTGTCTCCTGCTCAGTGTGTCTGTGTTCAGGGATGTTCTCACCCCTCTGTCTGTGTTTGGTTGCAGGGTGGAGACACGCCCGGCTCTATGCAGGTATTGTACATACCACTGATGTTTTATCCATGGTGAGACCCACCTTCCCTTAGGAgctctctgctcctttccctgcacagagcattttcctATGACATTCAAGCTAGAAACAGCAATGTCACTGGGGTGGATGGAAAGGGGCAGACGACACCCAGGTTTATTGCAGAGCAGGGACATGTCCCCGTTGGGAAAGGACTGATTAGTGAGGAAATGCTGCTCCTGGTGTCACCTTTGCAGGGGTACCTGGGCTCTGCAGGATGGACATTCTTATCTGTCCACAATTTGCACTCGACTGCCAAGCTCTCTCCTCCCAGCAGCAGGATCAGACCAGGCTTTCGCCCACAATTTCCTTCTAGCGTAACATGCCCAGACAGGGGCTGTTCAGTGTCCcctggatttggggggagggaggccctgtccccactgcaGGGGCAGACAGGTTTTTATAACCAGCTTGTGACACTCTCTTGACCCAGTTACAACAAATTGTGCCCATGCGGCAGCTTTTCTGCCTCACAGCCGTGGCTGAGCTGTGCGTGTGTGTTTGCTCCCAGCCTGCTGCCTGACCATGTGTGTGTCCTGGTGAATGCTGGGAGAGTCtgggcagctccctggcagctccagGGGCTGTGTGCACACATTACAGCACCACTGGCCCAGGTGTCCATGCACCCCAGGGTGTCCTACcacacagagctgggagggaCGGGGTGCCCAGGACAGTTACACAAACACCATTGAGGTCCTGTTAGGGTCACCACCTCTGCTCCACATACACCACCTGTCCCCACACCCAGAGCACCGTGTCCCCGTCTCACCCACGGGAGAGGGCACCAGCCCCTGCAGGTCCTGTTCATTTGACTGCCTCAGGCACTAACCTCACCAAGTAGTTTATGGCCCTAAATCTACCCCACTGCCTCTGGTGGTGACCCCCACAGCTGATACCTGCATGGTGCCCCAAGCTCCACATCTCACTCACTGCTCTCAAGGTGCCCCGTCCCCGGGGCTCCCAGACACTCCGGACCCAGATCTCTCTTCGTGCAGCATCGACAccccgcagcccccctgctacAGCCACTGACATACCTGGGGCTAGTAGCATCCTGGACAGACTcacagatttcccaggacagcgACCTGAACATAGGGACGATCCTGGGAAACCTGGACAGGTGCCAACCCTAGGTCCTGTCCACACAGCACAGTAACACCCAGCTGAGCAGGGTACAGGCAGCCAGACTTGTGCCAGCCCAGGCCCCTGGCAGGGACGCTGAGCTGCCAGGGTCACTAACAGTGTTAACTCTGTCACGTGCCACTCACCATGCTAGAGCCCCAAGGGCCCCCCCTCACTTCACACCCCTGCTATGTCCTGGCATCTacctctcctctttccctcctctGCTGTCATGTCTCCCATCACTCTGctcacccccctctgccccctgatggccaccccacccctcaccgcCCTTTGCTGTCCTGGCTTCCGCCCTTCTTATTCCCCTCAGCCCTCCTGGCacctgcctctctccccaccctctttGACCCCTGGCACccgccccttccctcaccccctctgcccacccctccTCTAGCCCCACTCTGACCCCCTGGCACCTGCCTCTCCCCAATCCCATCTCCTAACACCTTCTTCTACCTACCTGCCCCTGCCTCTCTTctcacccctctctgccccctggtgcttgtccctcccctcctctgccctcccTGTGTCTGCCCTTTTGCTCAATCCCCCTGGCACCTGCCCTTTCCCTTACCCGCCACACCCTTCTGGTGCCTATcccttccctcactccccctggCCCCCAACACCtgaccctccccttctccccggTGTCCAACCCCCTcaccaccctctgccccactgaCCCTGCTCTCCTCTTGCCCCTCTGTCACCATCACCCATGCCACCTTCTCCTTATTTCTAACCTCTGCCCCTCGCCCTCTGGCTCCGTGACACCTGCTCCCCTCACCACCCTTCCAGTCCCCTGGTGCcaactcctcctctgccccaagtCCCAGCTCTACCCTTGCCCCATTTGCCTCCCTGGTGCTTGCTGTTTCCTTTGCCCCCTCTGCCCGCCTGGTGCAAGTCCCTTCCTTCACCTCCCTCTAGGACCCCTGGTCTCAGCCCTTCCCCTCACCTCAGCACTGCCccacccctcacctctccctctccTAACCTCTGGGTCCCACCCCTCCCTTCATCCTCCATCTGCCCCCCTGGTGCCCACATCTCCCTTCACACCCATCTGCCCCCTAGGGCCTGCCCTTCTCcacacccctctctctgccccccttctGCTCACCTGCTCCCTTACCCCCCCATTCTGTCCCTTTGGCACCAGTGCCTGCCCACTCACTCCCCCCCATGGTTCCACTTGCCCCACTCCTCATCATCTCACCCCctggcagctcaccctccccttGATTTCCCCTGCCCAATTGGAGCACCCACATTCCCTCACACCCCTCTGCCcatcccttcccttgctccccatAGACCCCTGGGGTTTGTCCCCTTCTTCTCCCATGGagcccacctctccccccactcccaggaaCCTGCCCTTCACCCGCCTCTGTCCTCATGGTGCCCACCCCTTCTCTTATCCCCCCATTGCCCTTGTGCCTgttcctcccctctgcccctccctccaccccctctgctCTTGTCacctcccctttcctctcccagcctctacttttcccctcccccccgcctccactgacaccttcccacccctcccctgctcctcctgcccttgCCTCCTCACAGGCAGACGGGCCCTGACTCTCCTTGggcaacaacccccccccccagtgattaACGGAGACGCAGGTTAATTTCCCTTTGATCCCAgtgaccagcccctgcccccggcactgactctgtgactctctccccagtggacgtgactctggatccagacacggctcATCCCAGACTCATCCTGTCTGAGGATCAGAAACATGTGAGATTCGGAGACACATGGCAGGATTTGCCCTACAATCCTGAGAGATTTGATCTTTGTCCCTGTGTCCTGGGTGTTGAGCGGTTCACGGGCGGGAGGCgttactgggaggtggaggtgggagacaagACTGAGTGGGACCTGGGGGTTTGTAGGGAATCTGCGAACAGGAAGGGGAAGGTCACACTCACACCTGAGGATGGATACTGGATCGTGTGGCTGAGGGATGAGGGGTACAAGGCCGGCACAGCCCCCACAATCCCCTTTCCCGTGAGCGTCAGGCCCAGCCGGGTGGGGATTTTCCTGGACTATCAGGCAGGTGAGGTCTCATTTTACAATGTGACTGACAGGTCCCATCTCTTCACTTTCACTGACACATTCTCTGGGACGCTCCGCCCTTATTTCAATCCTCGTGTCAGTGATAGGGGTACAAACGCAGCTCCCCTGATAATCTGCCCGGTCCCAGCTGAGGCCGGGGGGAATCTCTGTCCCTGACAGTGACCCCGCGGCACAGACTgtcccctcccagcactgctgaTCTTCCCGCCCCCAGTGGTGGGGGCCAGTTACTGCAGCAACTGGACTTTTTGTGCTGACCGGACGCTGCCAGTTTCCCTTTTTAACTTCTCTAAATAACGTCATTTGTATTTCAACTGTGGAATTTCaagaaatccaaaatatttatcttaacaaaataAACTATTAAATTGTCAGACTGGGGTGTTCAGTTACAATGTACATGTGTCATACACATCACAACTACACACATgtgcagcttctctctctctctctctctcccccaccccccttattGTCTTGACTGGTTCTCTCTGGAAGGCAGGGCACATACACCCACCTCCTGCACTACATCTTTGAAAATTAATAGGTGAAAAAATGATAGAATTAATTAAGCAATATATTTAACTTAACTCACACAATATTATATAATAGTCTTTGAACTTCACATTAATTCATGTGATTATTAACTTTCTAGCTACATATAATTGGTAATCACGATATgacccttcctttctttttctcacaTCAATTAACAAAACATGGTCCCCAACCTCAAACAGCATCTTCCTATAGATAGAAATCTCTTCtacaatttccatttttttagtttatttttctttagaaatattATTTGCAGGCAATGGACTGTCAGTGTTCACTGTTGATTTCAGTGTACTGCCGGGCTCTTCATGGTCTTGGTTATAGGGACACCAC from Malaclemys terrapin pileata isolate rMalTer1 chromosome 13, rMalTer1.hap1, whole genome shotgun sequence includes:
- the LOC128847375 gene encoding erythroid membrane-associated protein-like; the encoded protein is MYYKLQAELRWRHARLYAVDVTLDPDTAHPRLILSEDQKHVRFGDTWQDLPYNPERFDLCPCVLGVERFTGGRRYWEVEVGDKTEWDLGVCRESANRKGKVTLTPEDGYWIVWLRDEGYKAGTAPTIPFPVSVRPSRVGIFLDYQAGEVSFYNVTDRSHLFTFTDTFSGTLRPYFNPRVSDRGTNAAPLIICPVPAEAGGNLCP